From the Helianthus annuus cultivar XRQ/B chromosome 17, HanXRQr2.0-SUNRISE, whole genome shotgun sequence genome, the window TCAGAGTCTTCATCTAGActttcatccatgtcatcacttTCACTTTTATCGGCTTCTTGTTgttgaagattctgaagcctccatttgaacatgtcCTGCATCAATGCCATTTTTAAGTCCATGTTTGAGTTCAAACAAGTGGCGTtgtgcaattcttccatgaacgTAATcccctgctttgtcatgatgtctTCAAGCAGGTAGTCTCACTGCTCTCCGCTGTCACATAAaacggtcaccatgtctgtttcctcatcaaaacgccatgatgttaTGACTGGGTCCGTCTGCTTTGCTTGGTCCAAATTTCCTTGTTAATGTTTTCATAAGCTTTTGTGTTTGATGACATTCGTTATCCAGAGCGATGCCAAGCGATAGGATACCCCTCTGTACCTATTCTTCCATCTTCAAAATTGCTTTGATTGtcctaacatacaccctccttctgttgtcaaaatgtATGACGAATCTTCTGATTCTCAAAGTGTATCTCCAGGAAATGATGGTttccatttttggcgttttggttaaactTGGCGTTTTTTGGTAAAAGATGTTTTGTAGAATGATGGATTGAAGTGATTATGAAAGCGATGTTTAACttcgtttatataatgatgttttggcgtgtaatttaggagggaatttcttctaataaatgttaataattgaatttcagttactgtgttgtttcCTCTTCCTGTAATCTCCAACGCGTTTTACCACTAATTTTTTGCGTTTTGTacttaatggcgttttatttgttTTGAATGGCGTGTCATCATTTTTGTTGGCGTTTTGAATttgagcggtaaaagacccttttacccttaatgaagcgcgtccacttaaTAGAATTGGTGTTATTTACGATAACGTCGccacgccaatctagtccatagattgttttgatctgataatccataatcgttctcactgttctcacactttcccccgttttctctaaatcatgaccatatatatatatatatatatatatatatatatatatatatatatatatatatatatatatatatatatatatatatatatatatatatatatatatatatatatatatatacacacacaatttAAAAAGCTTGTTGTGAAACTTTAATTTAAACTAAAAGAAACTCTTTAGCAAGTAAAACAGATAAGTCAGGAAATATAATCAATCAAGGAGTGATCATATAGACTTCAATTCACCTAGCCAAACAATAACATCATACATTTTTTTTCATAATGAGATCTTTAACTAGTGAAAATGGAAGAAGTTTAAGCTCATCATGGTTAATCATATAAACGAGTAATTGCACGGGCGGGACTAAAGAAAATTTGGTGTGGCGAGGGGTGTCTGTTGACCCTCCAACCACCAAAAAACGTTTCTATTAATAGGGTGTCAAACATCGTCACTGTCTTATTTTCacttttcaactttttttttttttgtaaaaaagaagaggatacttgAAGCAAATGTAGAACATACTACTTGTGACCCCTCAATTGAAAAGTTCTATTTTTTCACTCTAACCGGTATACAATAAAGTGCAAAGACATAATACATTAAAATAGAAAATTAATTCAGATAAAAATAAGAGAATAAGCAAAAGATTGTCTGCAATTAGTTGACATTCAGATTTTAAAATGTTAAGACATGAAGGATGAGGGTAGCAAACATGAGTCAGTTTTAGTTTGCAATTATATTTCACCAAACCCACCAAAGATTCTAATTCATTATTCATAATACTAGATCTGGAAACCAAAAagaaataattaaaacaaaaactgGAACCTCAACTATCTTGGGTACGTATGTATGTAACTGCTTCCTTTGAAAAAGTACACCTTCaaaacattattttataaaacctgcAAAAAGATATAATAAAAATTAGAACACAAACAGTGAATCATCATCTTCTACGCATGCATTCATGGCCATGCCCTTGATCTCCAATGTAATCATATTTTAAGCAATTTAAATTAATACAGTCCGTAAATGATTACGTTTGCTCGTACTGTTAAAGTTAATATATTTCTTATCCAATCAAGAGCTCAATATATACCAGTGTTATTCCGTGAAATAAAATAACTCGAATTTCAAATCATTTACTTGCTTTAACTATATTTAGGGCTGTAAATAAACATTTAATGAACTGTTCACTAATCGTAGGGAAGTTCTTTTAATCACTAAACGAATAAACATGAATGGGCTTTTAtattcgtttaattaaatgaacaaagaGGAGCAAGCTTTTTTTATAAGATATTTGTATCTACACGAACGATATGAATAATCATATAAGATAATGAATACTATGGTATTTTAacttagagttaaatgccattttagtccctgtggtttggattattttgccagtttagtccaaaagtttcatttttaacctgtgggtccaaaaaggtttcacaattgtcattttagtccacttggttaacttcatccattttttctattaactagaaggccaattcggtcattttgtatgtaattctgttaactaaaagggcaattcagccatataaaatgaccgaattggccttctcgttaacagataaaatggatgaagttaacccagtggactaaaatggcaactgtgaaacctttttggaccgacgggttaaaaatgaaacctttggactaaactgacaaaatggcccaaaccacagggactaaaatggcatttaactctttaactTAACATTCTTTATGATAGGCTATATTcttttaacaaatatatataggCCGGTTAATGTACAATATTGCTTAACGTGTGAACACACACTGTGAAATTATGCacgttgtaaaactgaaaaccctttatatatattgtttattaTATGCTAAATGAATGAACAGTAACAAACATAATTTCTTCTCGAATGAACGCAAACAAGAAAATCAGTTCATTAAGTGTTTGTATTTCTTCATTTGCTTGATTGAATTTAAGTGAATAAACACAAACAAGCCGTTGTTCATGTTTATTTGATTGATTTACAACCCTAAACATCTTTATCGCTCAAAATCTTAAAGTTTTCCTTCAAACGGTAGTGATTTGTCAATCACTAGTAAACTTCAAATCCAAAATGAGAACCTCTAGTTAAGATCCTAGTATTGTTTGGAGAATCCGAAGGTTTAGAAAAACAACATGATTATAAAGGAGACCCTACATGAGCATGCATCAATGTCTTATGATCATTCTAGAAGAAGAATGTCCAATAAAAGCCAACCAAACTCACCTCTTTACTACCAATCACTGCAAGGTAAAAAAGAAACCTCTTCATAGATGCTCTCTATGCATCTTTCTACACATAAAGCAGGTGTTGAGTCAAATGACTTGATCTTGATAGAGCATACAGCTTCCAACAACTCATTATTATAAATGGATGTAACCGGAATCGCGAAGGCTGACAAACATAATACATCTTCATAAATCACTTTTCTAATTCCtactttttatttaaatataacattttctttataaaaatggGATGATTTCTCTATTTAAAAAGCCCACCCTTCATGCCATTTAGCTCTCACTTCCTCCTTCACACAGAATCTCACTAAAAAATGGTCAGCTTGGTCAGTTTATTCACGTATGTCTTAACAAGCTTACTATTTCTATGTACTCATAACACAGTTCAAGCCATAGCACAATGGCCTAAGGGTGGTTCAACAAGGTTCTATGAGTTTAAAGTCCAAATGCTGCAAGTCAACAAGCTTTGCAACACCAGAAGCATTGTGACCATCAACCAGATGTATCCGGGACCAGTCGTGTATGCCCAAGAAGATGACCGAGTTATCGTCAAACTCACTAATGAGACACCCTACAATGCCACAATTCACTGGTATGATAAGTTTATAAcgctttttgtgttttttgtacTTTAAATTTCTTTCTAACTattttattttgtaaaacaattaGGCACGGTGTTAGACAGATTCTATCTTGTTGGTCAGACGGTCCTTCTTACATTACTCAGTGCCCGGTTCAATCCGGTCAAACGTTCACATACGAGTTTACTTTAATCAAGCAAAAAGGGACCCTTTTCTGGCATGCTCATTTTTCATGGCTTAGAGCTACTGTTTATGGTGCCCTTATTATCTACCCCAAGAAAGGGGTACCCTACCCCTTTAAATTCCCTTATGAAGAGCATACAGTAATCTTAGGTCAGTCGGTCAATTTTCGATTTCatgcaaaaaataaaaattttaaaaaaaaaatagtttagaGATTCATACTTTTTTCTTATATACTTGTAGGGGAGTATTGGCAGCAAGATCTTGTACAACTTGAAAGAAGTGTTATGGCTAGCGGTGGAAGTGCTCCGATTGCAGATGCATATACCATCAACGGTCATCCGGGTCCCAACTACAACTGCTCTGCTAATGGTAATCCACAAAACGGGGAGGGGGGGGGTCGGGTCATATCGGCTTTGGGTCAAATGGGccgttttaaataaaaaaaaattgtgcaaTCTTAAACGGATATTAACTATTCGATTCAATTTTCAGATGTATACAAGATTAATGTGGTACCTGGAAAAACATACATGTTAAGGCTAATTGGCGCGCTTTTGAACATGGAAAGCTTCTTTTCAATAGCTAACCACAAGTTAACAATAGTTGAAGCCGATGGAGAGTACACGAAACCGTTCACCACTGACCGTGTGATGCTTGGACCAGGTCAAACTCTTAACGTCCTAGTCACAGCCGATCAGAAGATAGGTAGATACTCCATGGCTATGGGTCCGTATATGTCGGCCCAAAATGCCTCCTTTCAAAATATAACATCAATTGCGTATTTTAAATACATTGGTGCGACCCCAAATAGTTTAGCTATACCAGCTTCTTTACTACCTAGGTTTAACGATAATCTAGCGGTTAAAACGGTTATGGACGGGTTAAAAAGCCTAGAAATCGGACAAGTCCCGAAAGAAATAGACATGAATCTTTTCTTTACTATTGGGCTTAATGTCAACAAGTGTGGTTCAAAAACACCAAACCAGAACTGTCAAGGTGTTAACGGTGGTGTGATGGCGGCTTCGATGAATAATAATAGTTTCATTAGACCTAATATTTCACTCCTACAAGCTTATTATAACCATATTAACGGCCATTTCACTGAGGATTTCCCGGGATCACCACTTAAGTTTTATGATTTTGTTAACGGAGCACCTAATTCAGCACCTAATAACACGGGGTCAACCAACGGGACTAGGACCAAAGTTATCGAATATGGGAGTCGGGTTCAACTCATATTGCAGGACACAGGAACCGTGACAACTGAAAACCACCCGATTCATCTTCATGGGTATAGTTTCTATGTGGTTGGATATGGTAGCGGGAATTACAACCCCCAAACCGCAACTTTTAATCTGGTGGATCCACCTTACATGAACACGATCGGTGTACCCGTAGGTGGATgggctgcaatcagatttgttgcTGATAATCCAGGTACATTAAAGTTTAAACACATCATTaaattatgattattattatttattgacTTTAATGTTGAAT encodes:
- the LOC110921275 gene encoding laccase-6 produces the protein MVSLVSLFTYVLTSLLFLCTHNTVQAIAQWPKGGSTRFYEFKVQMLQVNKLCNTRSIVTINQMYPGPVVYAQEDDRVIVKLTNETPYNATIHWHGVRQILSCWSDGPSYITQCPVQSGQTFTYEFTLIKQKGTLFWHAHFSWLRATVYGALIIYPKKGVPYPFKFPYEEHTVILGEYWQQDLVQLERSVMASGGSAPIADAYTINGHPGPNYNCSANDVYKINVVPGKTYMLRLIGALLNMESFFSIANHKLTIVEADGEYTKPFTTDRVMLGPGQTLNVLVTADQKIGRYSMAMGPYMSAQNASFQNITSIAYFKYIGATPNSLAIPASLLPRFNDNLAVKTVMDGLKSLEIGQVPKEIDMNLFFTIGLNVNKCGSKTPNQNCQGVNGGVMAASMNNNSFIRPNISLLQAYYNHINGHFTEDFPGSPLKFYDFVNGAPNSAPNNTGSTNGTRTKVIEYGSRVQLILQDTGTVTTENHPIHLHGYSFYVVGYGSGNYNPQTATFNLVDPPYMNTIGVPVGGWAAIRFVADNPGVWFMHCHLEIHLTWGLSVALIVKNGQGPMETLPHPPADLPHC